The window TGAGCGACTTGATCGACGGCAAATGCGGCTGCAGCTTGGCCCAGATATCGGTGCCCGGAAACGGCGCCAGCGTCACCAGCACGCTCGCATTCGTCGCGTTCAACAACTCGGCGAGCGCCGTGCCTTCAAGGAGCGGGTTCAAGGCGGCCACGATGCCCGCGGCTTGCCCGCCCCAGATCACGAAATGCGTTTCCGGCAAGTTGGGCAATACGAAGGCAATGACGCTGTCCTTTTTGACGCCGATATCGTCGAAGAAGTTAGCCGTCTGCGTGATGCGCGCGAGCAACTCGCGGTAACTCCAGGTTTCCGGCGTCTGATGCTCGTCGACGCTCAGAAAGAAGCTGAGTGCCGGGGCTTCCGGATTCATGTTCGCGCCCCGGTGGATCATCTCGTAGGTGCTTTTCGGCAAATCGGCCGTCAAGCCGTGCGCCTCCGCAACTTCGACATCGTAAAGTGTGGCGATTCCTGACATGGCCTTCATTCCTGAGCGACGATGCGATTGCGCTGCACGCCCAGGTCCATGCGGCCGTCAGCGGTACGGATGCTGGCTTCCACCACGTCACCGGGCTTCAGATACTGCGGCCGCGCGGCCTGAACCTTCAGGAACATGGCCCACTTTTCCTTTTCCGGCAGCAACGCGGCGATCCTTTGCTTGGCCGGAGACGGGACGGACAACGCACATCCGGCAGGCGTGCCGGTGGCGAGCAAGTCGCCCGCTTCGAGATCGTGTACGCCTGAAAGCTCGGTTAGCGTCTCGGCCGGCCCATAGATGAGATTCGCCGTCGTGTCGTTTTGCCGGACTTCGCCGTTGACGGTCAGCTTGAGCTGAAGATTGTTCAACGCCTCGATATCGTCGACGTCTATCAGCGTCAGCCAGGGCCCGACCGGACCGAAGGTCCGGAAGGACTTGCCTTTGTAGAACTGCGTCTCTGGAATCTGGATGTCGCGCGCCGAATAGTCGTTGACGATCACCACGCCGGCGACATACTCGTGAAGGTTCGCGTTCGTGAGCTTGACTGCATCGTGGATGGCCTTGCGCATGACCAGACCCAGCTCGATCTCATAGTCCAAAAACTGCACCACGCGCGGTTTCACCACGTCGCTATCGGCCGGGACGATGCAGCTCGGCGCCTTCGTGAAGATCATGTTGTAGCGCTTCACGTCGGGATCGATGCCGGACTCGATCATGTGCTGGCGGTAGTTGGCTCCCTGGCAGACGAACTGCTGGTTTCGCGTGACCGGCGACAAGAGCTTCACGGCGGACAGCGCCAGCGTGTCGGCGTCGAGCGCCGCGAGCTCGGCCAGCGAGGTATTGCGGACGAACTCGCCAGTCGTGGCGTAAGTGCCGGGAATCGGCGTGATTTGCGAGCCGCGAATCACGCCCCACTGGACGTGATTTTGATGCTCGAAGCGGACGATATTGACGGACATGGAAAAAAACTCGTTCGAGGAATGAAGACGTAGTGCTTGCGGATCTAGCGGTCGGCTCGCGTGCTCATCATCCGAATATCCGGGCTAGCGTCACCAGCTTGCGGAAGGTCAGATCCGGACTGCGCCGCAGATTGCGAATCAGTGCCGCAATCGCCGATAGCGTCAGCTTGGGCTTGGTAAAACTCTTGGGCATCGGCTGACCCCACTGCGACATCGCCTCACGGCTGACTGCGTGAACGCCCATGGGATGATGATTCGCGGTGAACACGTCGCCGTCGCAGTAGTGCTCGTGCTTGTCGCCCCAGGGGTCCTGCCAGTAATCGAAGATTTGACTGCCGAGTATGTGCCGGCCGATTCCCCACGCGTGTTTCCAGCCCTTTTCGCGCAATACGCGTTGCCCCATGCCCACCGCATCCGCGTCGACGACTTCATAGGCGCTATGGCTGTAGAGCGGCATGAAGCTCTGCGCCAATGCCAACGTGTGATGGTCGGTGGGCGTGTCGCCGAGATCGAGGCGGAAGAACGTCACCGAGGGAGAGCCATCGGGCAACACCTGCACGTCGCTCGGAATCAGACCGAGATGCTGCGTGTACCACGCACTAGCCGCCTGGAAGTTCGCGACCTCCAGCACGCAATGACCGAGACGGATCACTTCGGGCGGCTTTGCGGGCGGTCGCTGCGTGATGTCGACTCGATGCAACTCGTCCGCGAAATTGACCGGAAGCGGTTCGCGGCGCGGCAACTCGGCAACAGGAGCCTGACCGCAGATGATTTCCACCGCGTAGCCGTCCGGATCCTGCAACACGAGACGCTCGCCGCCTCCGGGATGGGTGACGCGCTCAATGCTGCCGGCGCCCGGCAGTCGCGCGAGTTTCTCCAGATCCTCGCGGCTGCCCACGGTGAAGCCAATGCCGACGAAGCGCGGCTTGTCGGCACGATGCACGCGGTAGCAGTAAGGTGCGCTGGAGGTGCCGCGCAGGTACAGCACCTCGTCGGTGCGCCGAGCGACGGCGAAGCCGAAATCGACAAGGAAACGCTCGGCTTGCTCGAGCTCGGGCCGCTCGAAAATCACATAGGCGAGAGAGGTGGCCTTGGCCGTCGGATTCGGATGTCGGGCCGGTTGGGCGGTAAGCAGTTTGATCATGGCAACGGGCGAAGTGGCGGACGTCGCGTCCTCCGGCAATCTCTCGGTAGAACATATGGCGTCAATTATGAACACGTGTGTTCAAATTTGTTTATAAGTGTAAATCACTAGTGCGCGCTGTTGACCAAGATTGAACATTGGTGTTCAATGGCGGGTATCAAACGAAGGATTCATCCATGGAGCCAAATCTTCAGATCGTTTCGCGTATCCATCGGGCCGCGTTCGAACTGTTCGCCCAGAAAGGCGAGACCCAGGTGAGCATCAGCGAGCTAGCCCAGGCGGCCGGTATCGCACGCGGGACCGTCTATAACAATGTCCCGTCTCCCGAGACGCTGTTCGAAACCGTCGCCGCGCAGATGGCGGAAGAAATGCACGGGCGCATCCTGGCGAGCTTCTTGGACATCACCGACCCTGCGCAGCGGCTGGCAAACGGTATTCGTTACTTCATCCGGCGCGCGCACGAAGAACCTCAATGGGGACGTTTCCTGAGCCGATTCGCCTTCTCCCACGACTTGCTGCAAGGCATGTGGACGGGGCCGGTGATGCGCGACGTGATCGGTGGCCTGGAACAGCATC is drawn from Trinickia violacea and contains these coding sequences:
- a CDS encoding TetR/AcrR family transcriptional regulator; this encodes MEPNLQIVSRIHRAAFELFAQKGETQVSISELAQAAGIARGTVYNNVPSPETLFETVAAQMAEEMHGRILASFLDITDPAQRLANGIRYFIRRAHEEPQWGRFLSRFAFSHDLLQGMWTGPVMRDVIGGLEQHRYDFRADQMHSAIALIAGAVLASIVVVLDGHRTWRDAGSDTAELVLRGLGVEAAAARRYATTELPPLP
- a CDS encoding VOC family protein, with amino-acid sequence MKLLTAQPARHPNPTAKATSLAYVIFERPELEQAERFLVDFGFAVARRTDEVLYLRGTSSAPYCYRVHRADKPRFVGIGFTVGSREDLEKLARLPGAGSIERVTHPGGGERLVLQDPDGYAVEIICGQAPVAELPRREPLPVNFADELHRVDITQRPPAKPPEVIRLGHCVLEVANFQAASAWYTQHLGLIPSDVQVLPDGSPSVTFFRLDLGDTPTDHHTLALAQSFMPLYSHSAYEVVDADAVGMGQRVLREKGWKHAWGIGRHILGSQIFDYWQDPWGDKHEHYCDGDVFTANHHPMGVHAVSREAMSQWGQPMPKSFTKPKLTLSAIAALIRNLRRSPDLTFRKLVTLARIFG
- a CDS encoding fumarylacetoacetate hydrolase family protein gives rise to the protein MSVNIVRFEHQNHVQWGVIRGSQITPIPGTYATTGEFVRNTSLAELAALDADTLALSAVKLLSPVTRNQQFVCQGANYRQHMIESGIDPDVKRYNMIFTKAPSCIVPADSDVVKPRVVQFLDYEIELGLVMRKAIHDAVKLTNANLHEYVAGVVIVNDYSARDIQIPETQFYKGKSFRTFGPVGPWLTLIDVDDIEALNNLQLKLTVNGEVRQNDTTANLIYGPAETLTELSGVHDLEAGDLLATGTPAGCALSVPSPAKQRIAALLPEKEKWAMFLKVQAARPQYLKPGDVVEASIRTADGRMDLGVQRNRIVAQE